In Synechococcus sp. CB0101, a genomic segment contains:
- a CDS encoding ABC transporter ATP-binding protein → MADQAPSLVVDQLGFAWPNGHSALNHCCLTIPRPGLWMLVGGNGSGKSTLLRLIAGLLTPARGRLQRPLKPALVFQNPDHQLLLPSCGSEIELALPDTVAAAERLSRVEQALNQVGLAGFRQRPIHSLSGGQKQRLAIAAALASEAQLLLLDEPTALLDETSQAEVLQLIRSLCDRQEQPITALWITHRLEELRWCDGAALMERGSIGPWRSGQSMEQQLAPLAGGKG, encoded by the coding sequence ATGGCTGATCAGGCCCCCAGCCTGGTGGTGGATCAGCTGGGCTTCGCCTGGCCCAATGGCCACAGTGCCCTCAATCACTGCTGCCTCACCATCCCCCGGCCAGGGCTGTGGATGCTCGTGGGCGGAAACGGAAGCGGCAAAAGCACCCTGCTGCGATTGATCGCCGGGCTGCTGACCCCAGCCCGGGGTCGCCTGCAGCGCCCTCTCAAGCCGGCCTTGGTGTTTCAGAACCCTGATCACCAGCTGCTGCTGCCCAGTTGCGGCAGCGAGATCGAACTGGCCCTCCCCGACACAGTTGCTGCAGCCGAGCGCCTCTCCCGGGTAGAGCAGGCCCTGAATCAGGTGGGGTTAGCCGGTTTCCGGCAACGACCGATTCACAGCCTCAGCGGCGGCCAGAAGCAACGCCTCGCGATCGCCGCGGCCCTGGCCAGCGAAGCCCAGCTGCTGCTGCTGGATGAACCGACTGCCTTGCTGGATGAAACCAGCCAGGCGGAGGTCCTCCAGCTGATCCGCTCCCTATGCGATCGCCAGGAGCAGCCGATCACGGCTCTCTGGATCACCCACCGCCTGGAGGAGCTGCGCTGGTGCGATGGCGCCGCTCTGATGGAACGAGGCAGCATTGGCCCCTGGCGCAGCGGTCAATCGATGGAGCAACAGCTCGCCCCCCTTGCGGGCGGGAAGGGCTGA